AACGCATGGATTGAGTCTGATGTACTGGGTTCTGACCACTGCCCTGTCGGCATTGAACTGGCTTTCCCTTGAACATAAGCGCATTTTTTTTGGGAGGGGGAGTTCTACCCTCTCCTATTATATATTATTAAGAATAAATCTTATTTAAGCCAATATTTGCATTAAACATGGCTTCCTATCTTGAAATATTGTATTGTTGTAACAATTGGGGTTGGACACTGTGAGTGAACACACACGCTAACAGCCTTTAAAAATTGACAAATACCAAACGATACGTGTCTCAAACAGGATGGAGGTTTACTATGTTTAAAAACATGCGGATAGGAACTAAAATCGCGCTCAGCATCAGCGCGTTGATGATTGTCATCTTTGTGGCCTTCACCAGCTTAATTGTCAGTAAGGCACGAGAATCCTCCATTGAGCAGGCCCAGAATCTTGCCGAAGAAATGGCCGGGCGATACGGCAATGAAGTTAAGGGAATCATTGAAAAAGCCCTTGACGCATCGTGGGCAGGGGCTGCGGCCATGCAAAGCATCTCCGATTTCAAGGCGAATGTTGACCGCGAAATGGTCAATGACTTCATTAAAACCCTGACCGAAGCCGACCCCATGTTCTTCGGAACCCAGATAGTAATTGAAGCCAACGAACTTGATGGCCGGGATTACGACTTTGTCGGAAATGAAAAATACGGCCCTAAAGGGGAATACGGCCAGTACGGTTGGTACGATGGCGGGACGTGGAAACTTGCAGAAATGCACAAAAACGATCCTAACAATACCCGCGCATGGTACATGGTTCCGCGAGACACCCAAAAAGCCGTCCTGACTGAGCCTTATACCACTTCAGTTGTTCCCGAAGTTATGGCCACAGTCAGTGTACCCATCCTTAAGAGCGGTAAGTTCATCGGGGTTGTGGGTATTGACTTTGTCCTCGGGTCATTTGAAAAAATGATTAAAGATATCCATCCCATGGAAACCGGGTATGCCTTCATTACCTCCAACAAAGGTTATTGCGTAGCCCACCCGGACAAAGACATTGTTACCAAGAACATCACCGACGCCTTCCCGGAGGCAGACCGCAGGGATATCCTGAATGCCATTGAAAATGGAAAACCTTACCACAAGACCATAGTTTCCCCGAAATCCGGGAAAGAATTCTACTATGTATTTGAACCAGTCGTAATCAGTGGAACAACCACTCCCTGGTCCATCGGGCTGGCTATCCCCACCGATAAAATCTACGCCGAAGCAAACAGTTTTTTCAAACTGATCGTCACTATTTCGATACTGGCTATCTTGCTGGTTATCGGAGCGATTCTGCTTATTGCCAGAAGTATTTCCAAACCTATCGGCATCATGGCTGATGCTGCGGAAAAAGTTGCTGGCGGCGATTTTAATGTAAAGCTTAAGGCTGAACTGTTCAGCGGAGAATTGCTGACTCTGCACACAGCAATGGATTCCATGGTCGCGAACCTAATCAAATTCATTTCCACTGCTGAAGAAAAATCCAAGGAAGCTGAGCAGCAAACCGAAGCTGCAAACAAAGCCCTTGAGGAAGCACGGGTAGCAAAAGAAGCAGCCGAACGGGCCAAGGCTGAAGGTATGCTTCAGGCTGCAAGACAGCTTGAAGG
This window of the Desulfovibrio sp. JC022 genome carries:
- a CDS encoding methyl-accepting chemotaxis protein codes for the protein MFKNMRIGTKIALSISALMIVIFVAFTSLIVSKARESSIEQAQNLAEEMAGRYGNEVKGIIEKALDASWAGAAAMQSISDFKANVDREMVNDFIKTLTEADPMFFGTQIVIEANELDGRDYDFVGNEKYGPKGEYGQYGWYDGGTWKLAEMHKNDPNNTRAWYMVPRDTQKAVLTEPYTTSVVPEVMATVSVPILKSGKFIGVVGIDFVLGSFEKMIKDIHPMETGYAFITSNKGYCVAHPDKDIVTKNITDAFPEADRRDILNAIENGKPYHKTIVSPKSGKEFYYVFEPVVISGTTTPWSIGLAIPTDKIYAEANSFFKLIVTISILAILLVIGAILLIARSISKPIGIMADAAEKVAGGDFNVKLKAELFSGELLTLHTAMDSMVANLIKFISTAEEKSKEAEQQTEAANKALEEARVAKEAAERAKAEGMLQAARQLEGIVEQVTSASEELSSQIEESARGSETQRERTSESATAMEQMNASVLEVAQNASQAAESAMDAKQNAENGGKIVANVVSSIDSVNKASTKMVSGLNELGTQAEGISQVITVITDIADQTNLLALNAAIEAARAGEAGRGFAVVADEVRKLAEKTMQATQEVEQAVHAIQSETRRNIEEMNNAANMVAKSTEYAGQAGESLETIVENVDSTADQVRAIATASEEQSAASEQINRGTDEVNRIAMETAEAMHQSMTAVSDLARLSGDLQNLIEDLKDV